One stretch of Glandiceps talaboti chromosome 7, keGlaTala1.1, whole genome shotgun sequence DNA includes these proteins:
- the LOC144437325 gene encoding uncharacterized protein LOC144437325 codes for MYSYIRKRRYILVAFAFLFFFACWIWIFVNTGTTSKEPPSGSLMFQENTAPEKTNRADTSETIHMEQNNVDVEGSLTNEDTGGHVIEKYPVKPFKIYVYDLPSKFNRDLARCVQTIDKCFQLDENNFGMGPELLGYKDVSVRDTHQFSLEVILHEKMMYSSYRTKNASEADLYYIPFYPGIACFCRSFQKSSFDLITLHQEMWHYITEKWPYFDMGKPHAMALAKIEREHWSQRCGILSEFDYANEIQFIGIEEEYNPAYRSYFKRSEQHILVAPYPSYGHLLATKHTRSNARTVNFYDPPETTSTNTNRNILVFMAASDRNNHELREILKSQMNWTKETYESYMTSHPSDYEDYTYEGVWYVTPECAHPTKLPTMQWMQHSIFCLQPPGDSPTRKSFYDAIVAGCIPVIFLPEYLNVKYPFQRHINYSEFTLNFGLETFMFEEPDIVEMLRDMPDETVEFLQNNLAKVRRYLQYSYPSSSKSQDAFHMILKELQAVFKF; via the exons ATGTATAGCTACATTAGAAAACGTCGTTATATTCTTGTCGCTTTCgcctttctttttttcttcgcCTGTTGGATATGGATATTCGTCAATACCGGTACTACTTCCAAAGAGCCGCCTTCCGGCAGTTTAAT GTTCCAAGAAAACACTGCCCCGGAAAAAACGAACAGAGCTGATACGAGTGAAACAATACACATGGAACAAAATAATGTGGACGTGGAGGGCAGTCTAACTAATGAAGACACAGGTGGTCACGTCATCGAAAAATATCCAGTGAAGCCAttcaaaatatatgtgtatgacTTACCATCGAAATTTAATAGAGATCTTGCTCGTTGTGTGCAGACAATCGATAAATGTTTCCAGTTGGATGAAAACAATTTCGGCATGGGACCAGAGTTGCTAGGATACAAGGATGTCAGTGTGAGAGATACGCATCAATTTTCATTAGAAGTCATACTTCATGAGAAGATGATGTATTCGTCGTACCGAACTAAGAATGCTAGTGAAGCTGATTTATATTATATACCATTCTACCCAGGTATCGCATGCTTCTGTCGATCTTTCCAAAAATCAAGCTTCGATTTAATTACACTACATCAAGAAATGTGGCATTACATCACCGAGAAATGGCCATATTTTGATATGGGGAAACCACATGCCATGGCTCTTGCAAAAATAGAGCGGGAACATTGGAGCCAGAGATGTGGAATTCTGTCTGAATTCGACTACGCCAATGAAATCCAGTTTATTGGAATCGAAGAAGAATACAATCCGGCGTACAGAAGTTACTTCAAAAGGAGTGAACAACACATCCTTGTTGCGCCGTATCCCAGTTACGGTCATCTCCTAGCAACAAAACACACTCGCTCAAACGCGCGCACTGTCAACTTTTATGATCCCCCAGAAACAActagtacaaatacaaacagaaatATCCTGGTGTTCATGGCAGCAAGTGATAGAAATAACCATGAACTACGTGAAATTTTGAAATCCCAGATGAACTGGACAAAAGAGACTTATGAGTCATACATGACGTCACACCCTAGTGACTACGAAGATTATACGTACGAAGGCGTTTGGTACGTTACACCAGAGTGTGCGCATCCGACCAAATTACCCACCATGCAATGGATGCAACATAGCATTTTTTGCTTACAGCCACCGGGAGATTCGCCGACGCGGAAATCCTTCTACGACGCGATTGTCGCCGGCTGCATCCCCGTTATCTTTTTACCTGAATATCTGAATGTAAAATATCCATTTCAGAGACATATAAATTACAGTGAATTCACATTAAATTTCGGACTCGAAACGTTCATGTTTGAGGAACCCGATATTGTTGAGATGCTGAGAGATATGCCTGATGAAACAGTAGAATTTCTACAAAATAATCTTGCCAAAGTTAGAAGGTATTTACAGTACTCCTACCCGTCATCATCAAAAAGTCAAGACGCCTTCCATATGATACTCAAAGAACTCCAGGCAGTTTTTAAATTCTAA